GCCGCTATATAGCTTGCGATTGAAGGTATTGCCTTTGCACGGATTTGAAAGGTCTTCTCGCTGCGGAATCGGCTCACCGTATAGGTCGCAGGTGTGTGTGGCACCGTTGTAGTTGGTGCAATATGGACACGCTGCAGCAATGTGAATATGTGCAATCAGCTTGCCACTGGTGTCGCGCATCGCCTCTTTTGCCCACTGTGGCGCAGGGGAGTGCTCAATGCTGAATGCTTGAGTGCTTACTTGCGATTGCTCAAGCGTGGCTGAACTGCGGCGGGAAAACTGGAACATTTTGATACAACTGTTTTGTTTACTACTCTACCTCGAAGCGAATGTAGCGCTTTTTTCTGTAGCGCGCAACTGCTCGTGCTTGCTTTTCTCCTACTCTTCTCCCAGAAAGCGCACTCTTAGCGACGTTGCGTATATTGAGACCTATGCCAGTTTTGCCCAGAGCTATGCGTATCTGCTCCGTTTTTTCACTGCTTCTCTTCTGTGCTTTTCTTTTCCCTACTTTGGCGCAGTCTCAAGATTCACAGAACAGAGATATTCTCTTGCTTTTGCAAGAAGGCATCCATCGTTTGAACCAGAAAGAGTATGAGGCTGCAATTAACTTTTTTAACGAGGCCCTTAAGCTTAGTCCGAACAACACCATTGCGCTCATCAACCGTGGGATTGCCGAGGCTAGATTAGGTCAGTTTCGTGCAGCGATTTTAAGCTACACTGCTGCGCTAAACATTGATTCAAGTGAGTTTCGCGCCTACTACAATCGCGGTCGAGCCTATATGGACATTCAGGATTATGCCCGCGCACTCAGCGATTTTAGTCAAGCCATTCGGCTTGATAGTGGCTACGCAAATGCATACATCAATCGCGCAAATGCCCGTATGCAGCTCGGCGACTCTACAGGCGCCTATCAGGACTATATTCAAGCGGCAAAGCTCGGCTCTACTAAATCACGCGAGTTCTTGAAAGCACGAGGTATCGACTGGGAAAAAGCAAAGTAGCTTATTTGTTCCCCCTCTCCTTGCCAAGAGAGGGGTCAGAGTGCAGGACGGTTAGTCGTCAAGCCCCCTACTTCATCAACACCATTTTCCGACTCTCCACATACTGCCCTCGCCCAGACACTGCTTCAAGACGATAAATGTATATCCCACCACTTAACCCACTTGCCACAAACCGCACCTCATAGCGCCCTGCTTCCCTACGCCCCTCTACTAATCTTGCCACCTCTCGCCCCAATAGGTCATACACCGCTAGCCGCACCTCCGCTGGCTCAGGCACTTCAAACGCAATCACCGTGCCCGGATTGAACGGATTCGGATAATTCTGCTCCAAGCGAAACTCCCGACTGACCCGCCGACCTAGCACCTCCACCCGCCACCCATACTCATGCACCGTGCCGTCAAAATCCACCGACCGCAACTGATACACATACCGCTCCCCTTCCCGCACTTGCTCATCCAAGTAGCGATACGCCCGCCCCAGTGGCGTGGTGCCTGCACCTTGCAGCGCCGCTTGCTCTCGGTAGTGCGCCACCACCTCACCGTTGCGCAACAGAATGAAACCCGCATTATTCAGCTCCGATGCCGTCTTCCAGCGCAACTCCACACCCAAACCCGTCGCCTTGCCCACAAACTCCACTAACTCCACAGGCAACGGATTGTCCGATACATTTACCGTGCCCAGCGCTACATAAAAGTTTGGGTTCGTCGTCGTGATGGTCTCCGTAAATGGGTCTGATGTAATCGGGTTCGGCACGCTTGAAACTGAGCCACCTCGGTTGAGCCACTGGAACGGAGTGCTGCCTTGAAGAATGGTTGCCACACGTGTATTCGGTGGATTCAAGGCACCATCGTCTGTATTGACTTGCACGGTTGCCTGCGTTACATCTAGGTTGGATGTTCCTGTGTTGGTGAATTGATAGTGGCGCAGCTGTGAGACGCCTTGCAACGGGGATTGGTAGGCACTGGACACAGTGCTACCGGGTTGTGGGATGAGTTGTCCCAACAGCGCAGCGCCACTGGCGGCGGCTTGGGCTTGCAGCGTTACGGGGCGATAGAGTGCGGCATCGCCGAGGGGGTAGAGATAGCTGCCTGAGACAGTGGAGATAGCTCGTTCGATGCGTCCGTTGATATGCCCTGAGGTGCGGACGACGGAGCTGGGTGCAGCGTTGGTCACTCGCACGGTATCAGTAGCGTCGACGGTTACAATGCCGCCTGAAAGCGTCAGGGTGTTGCCCACTACGGCGCTACCGCCTGAGAGGTTTTTATTCAAGCCGCTAATGACAAGGTTGTGATACTGCACATTGGGCGCAAAGGTG
This sequence is a window from Chloroherpetonaceae bacterium. Protein-coding genes within it:
- a CDS encoding tetratricopeptide repeat protein — its product is MRICSVFSLLLFCAFLFPTLAQSQDSQNRDILLLLQEGIHRLNQKEYEAAINFFNEALKLSPNNTIALINRGIAEARLGQFRAAILSYTAALNIDSSEFRAYYNRGRAYMDIQDYARALSDFSQAIRLDSGYANAYINRANARMQLGDSTGAYQDYIQAAKLGSTKSREFLKARGIDWEKAK